Proteins from one Mastacembelus armatus chromosome 16, fMasArm1.2, whole genome shotgun sequence genomic window:
- the cd79a gene encoding B-cell antigen receptor complex-associated protein alpha chain has translation MGIGIILGLCSFAVAIAETGVSLMPDIPFLSVSLSHNAFLECCYKPNKTSRWVKRSQYGSAFVGPYPVLFSDRIREGNLKKDGSFCDTLNFTSVTLNDTGLYQCRIDDNSLTLHTHGTYLQVYKPIEKTINLSENTKNRILTAEGILLLLCVLLPSATLLFKSKKLHELEKKKVQKEEENIYQGLNLDECCATYDQIECSQTRGPYQDVCNVVQEEDSIQLEKP, from the exons ATGGGTATAGGTATAATCCTTGGTCTTTGCAGCTTTGCTG TTGCTATTGCTGAGACTGGAGTCAGTCTAATGCCGGACATTCCCTTTTTGAGCGTGTCGCTGTCACACAATGCTTTCCTGGAGTGTTGCTACAAGCCCAATAAGACATCCAGATGGGTCAAAAGGTCTCAATATGGCAGCGCTTTCGTAGGCCCATATCCTGTGTTATTTTCAGACAGAATTAGAGAAGGAAATCTGAAAAAGGATGGATCATTTTGTGACACACTAAACTTCACGTCAGTCACGCTGAATGACACTGGGCTGTATCAGTGTCGCATTGATGACAACTCCTTGACTCTTCACACACATGGCACCTACCTCCAGGTctaca AGCCCATCGAGAAGACAATAAACCTcagtgaaaacaccaaaaacaggATCCTGACAGCTGAAGGAATCTTACTTCtactgtgtgtgctgctgcctTCTGCCACTCTTCTCTTTAAG tcaaAGAAGTTACATGAACTGGAGAAAAAGAAGGTgcagaaggaagaggaaaacatTTATCAG GGGCTAAATCTGGATGAGTGTTGTGCCACGTATGATCAAATCGAATGTTCCCAGACACGCGGCCCATACCAGGATGTCTGCAACGTTGTGCAGGAGGAGGACAGTATCCAACTGGAAAAACCATAA